In Candidatus Kerfeldbacteria bacterium, a single genomic region encodes these proteins:
- a CDS encoding baseplate J/gp47 family protein: MTKKHYFQGVKTGASYRRLLMGFTAAVAIILGLIVYFSFSKTEIRVTLNPVPETNTLSVNVAPADQVPTFSSPAVPGSVISREYEKSASIVLEGEGTEQPAQATGTVTIYNNWSDTQVLAATTRLLTPDGVLFRIKERVDIPAGESVENVAVYADQAGPQGNIKPTRFIIPGLWEGLQDDIYAESTETMTGGLRTVRILTQQDVANARDDVLNDIKNDAIAELGGDSAAVGTGMTISPDAIDVTALETLSTPEAGEEASTFTVTVSARVVIVAYDQTRLTELLQTNFESELTAEVRVAPDAAPEITMSVKSYDLEKKVANLTASFSQHVIPRLDNPIFDREKLINKDEQEIREYFSHFDEVQSVSVRFSPFWVRQSPGLTDHIAVTIEE; this comes from the coding sequence ATGACCAAAAAGCATTATTTCCAAGGCGTAAAAACCGGAGCTAGTTATCGGCGGCTGCTCATGGGTTTCACGGCGGCCGTTGCCATCATTCTAGGATTAATCGTGTATTTTTCTTTTTCAAAAACTGAAATCCGCGTGACCCTTAATCCTGTCCCGGAAACTAACACGCTGTCTGTCAATGTCGCCCCCGCCGATCAGGTGCCAACTTTCAGTTCTCCGGCTGTCCCAGGCAGTGTTATTTCTCGTGAATACGAAAAATCGGCCTCGATCGTCCTGGAGGGCGAGGGCACCGAACAACCCGCCCAAGCCACGGGTACTGTCACGATTTATAATAACTGGTCAGATACGCAAGTGCTGGCAGCCACCACCCGCCTACTTACCCCGGACGGCGTCCTTTTCCGCATCAAAGAGCGCGTGGACATCCCCGCCGGAGAGTCAGTCGAAAACGTAGCAGTGTATGCCGACCAAGCCGGACCCCAGGGAAATATTAAGCCAACACGCTTCATCATCCCAGGCTTGTGGGAAGGACTACAAGATGATATCTACGCCGAGAGCACGGAAACTATGACCGGCGGCTTGCGCACCGTGCGCATCCTCACTCAACAAGATGTGGCAAATGCTCGCGATGATGTTCTCAATGACATAAAAAATGACGCCATTGCCGAACTCGGCGGTGATTCTGCCGCCGTGGGAACTGGCATGACTATCAGTCCTGATGCCATCGATGTCACAGCACTAGAAACACTAAGTACGCCTGAAGCAGGAGAGGAAGCCAGCACCTTCACTGTAACCGTCAGTGCGCGAGTTGTCATCGTCGCCTATGACCAAACACGGCTGACGGAATTGCTACAAACTAATTTTGAAAGCGAACTAACGGCCGAGGTCCGTGTCGCACCAGATGCAGCACCAGAAATTACGATGAGCGTCAAATCATATGACCTTGAAAAAAAGGTTGCTAACCTTACCGCAAGTTTTTCTCAACATGTCATCCCCCGCTTGGATAATCCGATTTTTGATCGGGAAAAATTGATCAATAAAGATGAGCAAGAAATTCGAGAATACTTTTCCCATTTTGACGAGGTACAATCAGTCTCGGTCCGCTTTTCTCCATTCTGGGTGCGTCAATCCCCTGGCTTGACCGATCATATCGCGGTAACTATTGAAGAGTAA
- a CDS encoding DNA polymerase III subunit alpha, which yields MSDFIHLHVHSHYSLLDGLSKVDELIAKAKEFKMPALALTDHGVMHGAIEFYQAATKAGIKPIIGVEAYVARNGHTQKRARIDERPYHLVLLAKNLQGYKNLVRLTTIAHLEGYYYKPRIDLALLEQYHEGIIGLSACLQGMIAQPIIAGDIAQAERHARELERILGKGNFFLEVQDNPSIELQKEVNEKIFDLSAQLDIPVVATNDVHYTNREDDQYQDILLCIQTKKKQGDPDRMTMMGEDFSFCSGDQMVAAFSDHPEVISNTKKIADLCNLKLPLGEVQLPYFSVPEGKTPNSYLRELCLEGIPKRYPNRINDAEVLDRLEYELNVIEKTGFASYFLIVQDFVNWAKQNGIVVGPGRGSAAGSIVAYLTNITNIDPLKYDLLFERFLNPERISMPDIDLDFADARRDEVIRYVEKKYGKDHVSQIITFGTMAARAAVRDAGRVLDIPYSYCDKIAKLIPMFSTIDQALEQVPEFKELYTQDPDAQKVISAARKLEGVARHASTHACGVVITKEALDNYVPVQYPPNQAEEAIITQYDLYAVEALGLLKMDFLGLKNLTILENTIDIIRKARGQEMSIDSLPLEDKVTFKILQRGETTGVFQLESAGMKRYLKQLKPTEFEDIIAMVALYRPGPMELIPDFIDGKHGRKQLTYLHPKLQPILEKTYGIAVYQEQVMQIARDLAGFTLAEADVLRKAVGKKIKALLDEQRDKMIQGMIKNEIPRSTAEHIWQFIEPFARYGFNRAHAACYALIAYQTAYFKAHYPDEFMASLLTSDYGDVDRIAIEVEECERMGIKVLPPDINESYSTFTAVFDPKTKKPEKKIRFGLLAIKNVGFNVVKTIIKERKDNGNYRNLEDFLTRVQTKDLNKKSLESLIKSGALGSFGEQNQLLHNLESLLLMARSAESEANNSQINLFGTLPTQHAPQLRLKPTPAATKQQRLAWEKELLGLYISEHPLAEYTDQIKAQATPINEALATRNKRITVAGVITSIQKKITRANQAMLFAKLEDMSGRIEVLVFPSVLQARPALWVEDARVLVSGKISDKDGVPKMLADEARTLELVEHSPVLGTSHIAATPDATGGIIYLTIPPTTSREAFEALKLTFGNFPGSYHIHLRMTVNNQPKKIVTSARVSKDAIAPISELIGAENIIVTEQQ from the coding sequence ATGTCGGACTTCATTCACCTCCATGTCCATAGCCATTATAGTCTCTTAGATGGCTTATCCAAGGTGGATGAACTTATTGCCAAAGCCAAAGAATTCAAAATGCCGGCGCTCGCCCTGACTGACCACGGTGTCATGCATGGCGCAATTGAATTTTATCAAGCGGCCACCAAAGCCGGCATCAAACCCATCATCGGGGTTGAGGCATACGTGGCACGCAATGGTCACACCCAAAAACGAGCCCGGATCGACGAACGTCCGTATCATTTGGTATTGCTGGCAAAAAATTTACAGGGATATAAAAATTTAGTTCGCCTAACCACCATCGCCCACCTCGAAGGGTATTACTACAAACCTCGCATCGATCTCGCCTTGCTTGAACAATACCACGAGGGTATCATCGGACTCAGTGCCTGCCTACAGGGCATGATCGCCCAGCCTATTATTGCGGGAGATATAGCACAAGCCGAGCGACACGCTCGTGAATTGGAGCGGATTTTAGGTAAAGGTAATTTCTTCCTTGAAGTCCAGGATAACCCTTCGATTGAATTGCAAAAAGAGGTTAACGAAAAAATATTCGACCTGAGCGCACAATTAGATATTCCGGTAGTCGCCACCAACGATGTGCATTACACAAATCGCGAAGATGACCAATACCAGGATATACTGCTCTGCATCCAGACAAAGAAAAAACAAGGCGACCCTGACCGCATGACCATGATGGGCGAGGACTTTTCATTTTGCTCAGGTGACCAGATGGTTGCCGCTTTCTCCGACCACCCAGAAGTTATTAGCAATACTAAAAAAATAGCAGACCTGTGCAATCTCAAACTCCCCTTGGGAGAAGTCCAGCTCCCCTATTTCTCGGTGCCCGAAGGAAAAACGCCAAATTCGTACTTGCGCGAATTATGCCTCGAGGGAATACCGAAGCGCTATCCGAACCGAATCAATGACGCAGAAGTATTAGACCGCCTTGAATATGAACTCAATGTCATTGAAAAAACGGGATTTGCTTCATACTTTCTGATTGTTCAGGATTTCGTCAACTGGGCAAAGCAGAACGGTATCGTAGTTGGCCCTGGCCGCGGATCTGCCGCTGGCAGTATTGTCGCCTATCTGACCAATATCACCAATATAGATCCGCTGAAATACGATTTGCTTTTCGAACGGTTTCTTAATCCCGAGCGTATTTCCATGCCAGATATTGATTTGGATTTTGCTGATGCACGCCGGGATGAAGTCATCCGGTACGTCGAGAAAAAATACGGCAAGGACCATGTTTCACAAATAATCACCTTCGGTACCATGGCGGCTCGGGCTGCCGTTCGCGATGCTGGACGCGTACTTGATATTCCATACAGCTACTGCGACAAAATTGCGAAACTTATTCCAATGTTTTCCACCATTGATCAGGCTCTTGAACAAGTGCCGGAATTCAAAGAGCTGTACACGCAGGATCCAGATGCACAGAAAGTAATCAGCGCCGCACGCAAACTGGAAGGCGTCGCTCGCCATGCTTCCACCCACGCCTGTGGTGTCGTCATTACCAAAGAAGCACTCGACAACTATGTACCGGTCCAATACCCGCCCAATCAAGCTGAAGAAGCGATTATTACCCAGTATGACTTATACGCCGTGGAAGCGCTTGGCCTGCTCAAGATGGATTTTCTTGGGCTGAAGAACCTAACTATCCTGGAGAACACGATTGATATTATCCGCAAAGCGCGTGGCCAAGAGATGTCCATCGACAGCCTGCCCCTGGAAGATAAGGTGACTTTCAAAATTTTGCAGCGCGGTGAAACCACCGGTGTTTTTCAGTTGGAATCTGCGGGCATGAAGCGCTATTTAAAGCAGCTCAAGCCGACTGAATTTGAGGATATCATTGCCATGGTGGCGCTCTACCGACCGGGACCGATGGAACTCATTCCCGACTTCATTGATGGCAAGCACGGACGGAAACAACTCACGTATTTGCATCCGAAACTGCAACCGATTCTAGAAAAAACATACGGTATCGCGGTCTACCAGGAACAAGTAATGCAAATCGCCCGCGACTTAGCCGGCTTCACACTAGCTGAAGCTGACGTCTTGCGCAAAGCCGTGGGTAAAAAGATCAAAGCCTTACTTGATGAACAGCGCGACAAGATGATCCAGGGCATGATCAAAAATGAAATTCCCCGTTCTACCGCCGAACATATCTGGCAATTTATTGAGCCGTTTGCCCGCTATGGTTTCAATCGCGCTCACGCCGCCTGCTATGCCCTGATCGCCTATCAAACAGCTTATTTTAAGGCGCATTACCCCGATGAATTTATGGCTTCCCTGCTGACCTCCGACTATGGCGACGTGGATCGAATTGCTATTGAAGTCGAGGAATGCGAACGCATGGGTATTAAAGTGCTGCCACCCGACATCAATGAAAGCTATTCGACATTTACTGCGGTGTTTGACCCAAAAACAAAAAAACCGGAAAAGAAAATCCGCTTTGGTTTACTGGCAATAAAAAACGTTGGATTTAATGTAGTCAAAACAATTATTAAAGAGCGTAAGGATAATGGTAATTACCGCAACCTCGAAGATTTCTTGACTCGTGTGCAAACGAAAGATTTAAATAAAAAATCTCTTGAAAGTCTCATTAAATCAGGGGCGCTTGGTTCGTTTGGCGAACAAAATCAACTCTTGCACAATCTGGAATCGCTGTTGCTGATGGCACGCTCCGCTGAATCCGAAGCAAACAACAGCCAAATAAATTTATTTGGTACGCTCCCTACGCAACACGCTCCCCAACTGCGTCTCAAGCCAACCCCGGCGGCCACGAAGCAACAACGTCTCGCCTGGGAAAAAGAATTGCTTGGATTGTACATTTCCGAGCACCCGCTGGCTGAATATACTGACCAGATCAAGGCTCAGGCCACACCGATCAATGAAGCACTGGCAACCCGCAATAAACGAATCACCGTGGCTGGAGTTATTACCAGTATCCAAAAGAAAATCACCCGCGCCAACCAAGCCATGCTTTTCGCTAAGCTCGAAGACATGTCTGGCCGCATCGAAGTACTGGTATTTCCCTCCGTACTGCAAGCGCGGCCAGCACTCTGGGTCGAGGATGCCCGCGTACTCGTTTCCGGGAAAATTTCTGATAAGGATGGAGTGCCAAAAATGCTGGCTGACGAAGCGCGTACACTGGAGCTGGTCGAGCACTCTCCCGTGCTTGGCACATCTCATATCGCCGCGACACCCGACGCTACTGGTGGTATAATTTATTTGACCATCCCCCCCACCACTAGCCGAGAGGCATTTGAAGCACTCAAGCTGACGTTTGGAAATTTCCCAGGCTCGTATCACATTCATCTGCGAATGACCGTGAATAATCAACCGAAAAAAATTGTCACCAGCGCCCGCGTCAGCAAAGACGCCATTGCTCCGATTAGCGAATTAATCGGCGCGGAAAATATAATAGTGACCGAACAACAATGA